In Chryseobacterium oryzae, the genomic stretch AGAATAAAAGATAAAAAGAAAAAAATAGCTAAAAATGAATTAAAGCTACCTCCAAAAAATTTTACGACTTTTGTTAAAAATTGATATCCTAATTCTATATTATCTGGAAAATTAAACACTCGATAATATTCATATGTATCTGTTCCTACACTAATATCTCTGAACATTCCTATACATAGAATAAATAAAATTGCAGGCAATAATAAAAACAAAAATTTATTTTTGTTTCTGAAAACTACTTGTAAACTATAGACAAGAAATAAGTATGTGGGTACAAGATAGTATAACATATATTAATTAATCCTAAAATTAAGGTAACCTTTTATTCTACCAATTAGAGTCTTATAATAAAATTTTTTATTGCCACTTAATAAAATTCCTCCCGCACTTCTTAATAGATATTTGTAAAACTGTAATAAAACTGATAATTTTTTTGTACGTAAGTATTCTTTTTTAAAAATAGCACCAAAGCCTAAACCATACTTATAAGCTCTTTCACTATCTTTTGATGACAAATTGGCTGGATGATATACTGTAGCATTTTTTGCGAACCCACCTCTGCTTTTGTCATTCAGCACAGCCCACATATAATCTGTTTCTTCTCCCGATCCAAAAAAACTACCTACACCTAATTGAACGTCAAAATTTATATTTTTATTTAATTTCGTAAATACGTTGTAAGAAATACATTTTTTAATAATATCTTTTTTGGATAGAATTCGGTTTTCTACAGTAATAAAATTAAAATCTGTAATAGGGTCATTAGCCTTTAATAATACAAAATCAAAGTTATTTTCTGTAAATGAATTTTTAACATCTTCTAAAACATTCTCAGAATACGTACAGTCATCATCCGGATATCCAACAATTTCTCCTGTTGCAACATCCAATGCAATATTACGATTATAAGAAAGACCTTTTCTATCACTTCTTATATATATTATAGTAAACTGAGAATCATATCTCTGAACAATTTCTTCAATAAGTCTATGAGGATTCTGATCTACCAATATAAGTTCAAAACTCCTATATGTCTGGGCTGATAAAGAAATTAATAGTTCTTCTATTTCAGAAACTCTACCTAAAGTAGCCGTAATTAGTGAAAACTTCATTTAATATATAGTTTCATTTAATTTGTAAAATAACTCTTTAATGTGAAATTCATCATTATAGTAAGTAGTAAAAGCGTTAGCTAAAAAATCGTCATAAATCGAGTTTTCTAATAAATTGTTACTTTCAAAACTATTAAGTTGTTGAAGTAAATATTCTGAATCTAAATTATTTTTCAAAACAATTTTAAATTCAAGATTAGATAGATTCTCTTGAAACGAATTTATACAATTACTAAAAATAGGAATTATACCATTTGCAAGATAGCTATTCATTTTTGTAGGAGTTGCCACTCTGTTCATTTCAATATCTTCTCGTATTATAAAGCCATACTTGTACTTCTTTATTTCTTGAGACAATTCTTTATATGGTTTATAATCAATCACAACATTTTCAATTTTATACTTATTTACATACTCTTTTGCTTTGTCTTGATCAGGAGTAAACAAATACAATTTCGCGTTCTTAATTTTTAGTTCTATTTCGGAATACAAAATCAGCATTTGATCTATACATTGCCAATCTGACATGGTTCCTGCGTATAAAAATGTAGGAGTGCTATATTTACTAGGCTGTGTGAAAGCTTCCTTGTTAACATCCAAATTAAAACAAGGCATTATATAAAATTTATTTTTAAAATCTACTTTATATTTTTTCTCATAGTGTGTTTTCATTTTATTTGAAACAAAAATTGAGAAAAAATTACATCTCAATGAGATAAACTCGAAAATAGTCCATAAAGCAATTTTAAATACTTTGTCTTTATGGTGGTAATTAACGAACAATTCTTCGGGCATAATACCTTGATACCAACATATCACTTTGATGAAAGGATTTTTAATTAAAACCTTTAA encodes the following:
- a CDS encoding glycosyltransferase family 2 protein, with translation MKFSLITATLGRVSEIEELLISLSAQTYRSFELILVDQNPHRLIEEIVQRYDSQFTIIYIRSDRKGLSYNRNIALDVATGEIVGYPDDDCTYSENVLEDVKNSFTENNFDFVLLKANDPITDFNFITVENRILSKKDIIKKCISYNVFTKLNKNINFDVQLGVGSFFGSGEETDYMWAVLNDKSRGGFAKNATVYHPANLSSKDSERAYKYGLGFGAIFKKEYLRTKKLSVLLQFYKYLLRSAGGILLSGNKKFYYKTLIGRIKGYLNFRIN
- a CDS encoding glycosyltransferase family protein — translated: MKFQILFEKGDRHDATIHYVEIIRKSLSNFEAKVEIIESIKEIDSRKNIIIVVNAKSHLKVLIKNPFIKVICWYQGIMPEELFVNYHHKDKVFKIALWTIFEFISLRCNFFSIFVSNKMKTHYEKKYKVDFKNKFYIMPCFNLDVNKEAFTQPSKYSTPTFLYAGTMSDWQCIDQMLILYSEIELKIKNAKLYLFTPDQDKAKEYVNKYKIENVVIDYKPYKELSQEIKKYKYGFIIREDIEMNRVATPTKMNSYLANGIIPIFSNCINSFQENLSNLEFKIVLKNNLDSEYLLQQLNSFESNNLLENSIYDDFLANAFTTYYNDEFHIKELFYKLNETIY